Below is a window of Pseudomonadota bacterium DNA.
ATAACCGCTGATGAGATAGCAAAAGTAGCCGAGTTCTTCTCTTTCGGCACAAACGACCTGACTCAGACAACACTCGGTATGAGCAGGGACGATGCAGGGAAGTTCCTGCGATTTTATGTGGATCATGACATATATTCCTATTATCCATTTCAAAGGATAGATGAAAACGGTGTAGGCAAGCTTATGGAGATAGGCATCGAACTTGGCAGGAAGACAAGAAAAGATCTTAAGATCGGCATTTGCGGGGAGCATGGAGGAGAACCAAATTCCGTTGAATTCTGCCACAGAATCGGTCTGAATTATGTGAGTTGCTCGCCTTACAGAGTAACCCTGGCAAAACTGGCAGCCGCAAGGGCAGCCATAAAAGAGAAGATGGCTTAGAAAATAAGAAAACAGGACAAAAAAGCCTCAGAGAATTTCCTCTGAGGCTTTTTTTTGCGAAAGCCTTGAGAGCTGCTCATACCAATTCGGTTTCATGCATAGAACAAGGCGACGACGACGAGCCGACGCAGGCGTACAAGGGTTTATTTAGCTCACGTAGTGAGCGAGAAGGGGAGGCTCCGGCAGCTTTGCTGCAGGAGGG
It encodes the following:
- a CDS encoding pyruvate, phosphate dikinase (catalyzes the formation of phosphoenolpyruvate from pyruvate) — its product is ITADEIAKVAEFFSFGTNDLTQTTLGMSRDDAGKFLRFYVDHDIYSYYPFQRIDENGVGKLMEIGIELGRKTRKDLKIGICGEHGGEPNSVEFCHRIGLNYVSCSPYRVTLAKLAAARAAIKEKMA